From the Candidatus Bathyarchaeota archaeon genome, one window contains:
- a CDS encoding 4Fe-4S dicluster domain-containing protein has translation MVKIHERQFVSCDPEKCVGCQICEYACSFNKEKAFNPIKSRIRVVRQNQVVNMAVSCRLCEEPACIEACPRDALTQSEETGAVTIDPDKCNGCGWCIEACDYGAIMLHPENKTVYVCDLCKDNEDGPQCVKWCPEEALTLVTSDVLAQKARISAIKKLFQERK, from the coding sequence ATGGTCAAGATACACGAAAGACAATTCGTTTCATGTGACCCCGAAAAATGTGTTGGCTGCCAAATCTGTGAGTACGCCTGCTCATTTAACAAAGAAAAAGCTTTCAACCCCATAAAATCCAGAATTCGCGTAGTCCGCCAAAACCAAGTCGTCAACATGGCTGTCTCATGCCGTCTTTGTGAAGAACCCGCCTGCATCGAAGCTTGTCCCCGCGACGCCCTAACACAATCCGAAGAAACAGGCGCAGTCACCATCGACCCCGACAAATGCAACGGATGCGGCTGGTGCATCGAAGCCTGCGACTACGGCGCCATTATGCTACACCCCGAAAACAAAACAGTCTACGTCTGTGACCTATGCAAAGACAACGAAGATGGTCCCCAATGCGTCAAATGGTGCCCCGAAGAAGCATTAACCCTAGTCACAAGCGACGTACTTGCCCAGAAAGCAAGGATCAGCGCCATCAAAAAACTCTTCCAAGAAA
- a CDS encoding aldehyde ferredoxin oxidoreductase family protein, protein MLGYAGRVLFVDLNVGKTWTEKLDDNYAKTYVGGIGLGMRLWLANSKAGVDALSPENPLVLALGPVSGTMFPTGGNGHAFISKSPATGGVGEAISHGTFGAELKRAGYDAVIITGKSEKPVYLWIDDDSVQLLDASALMGKSPSGTEVAIQDELGDYYIRVAAIGEAGEKLSKLACITNEKTRSADRTGLGAVMGSKNVKAIAVRGTHDIEVAKPEEFMDLVKEFHERMKGPATKKYRTVGTVENLLINNNLNCLPTRNYSSARFEDAAQISGESLNTRFVTKIIACSSCPMRCEHEAVIREGPYKGTMARMEYENLWALGPNVGVNKLDAIIKAAELCNYYGMDAQSVGVTIAFVMDCVEKGLLKSSDLDDIDAKFGNAEAVLQLIEKMGKREGVGDILADGVKAAAEKFGNGVANLAQHIKGLEVTGYDLRSLKTTALGYAVSFRGADHSSGVYAVDLKGEVDRLKAEKGRGKIVKAYEDIYAIIDSLIVCKNARGSFYKELADMAKLYSSVTGVEVTADDLAVAAERIVALAKLINLREGLSRKDDTLPWKVMNEPIPDESPVKGAKVSQAELDLLLDDYYAARGWNPEGIPTQEKLKALGMEDLSSIAKAAEEA, encoded by the coding sequence TTGCTGGGTTACGCTGGAAGAGTTCTCTTCGTTGACTTGAATGTTGGTAAAACTTGGACTGAGAAACTTGACGATAATTATGCAAAGACATACGTGGGCGGAATAGGCTTAGGAATGAGGCTTTGGCTTGCTAATTCAAAAGCAGGCGTTGATGCCTTGAGCCCTGAAAACCCCCTTGTTTTGGCTTTGGGTCCCGTCTCTGGAACCATGTTTCCCACAGGCGGAAACGGTCATGCATTCATATCCAAGTCACCTGCCACAGGCGGAGTTGGCGAAGCAATATCTCATGGCACCTTTGGTGCAGAATTAAAACGAGCCGGATACGATGCAGTTATCATAACTGGCAAATCTGAAAAACCTGTCTATCTTTGGATTGACGATGATTCAGTACAATTACTTGACGCCTCAGCTTTAATGGGTAAATCACCCAGCGGAACTGAAGTAGCAATCCAAGATGAACTTGGCGACTACTACATACGTGTAGCCGCAATCGGCGAAGCAGGCGAAAAACTATCCAAACTTGCCTGCATCACAAACGAAAAAACCCGCTCAGCCGACCGCACAGGTCTAGGCGCAGTCATGGGCAGCAAAAACGTGAAAGCCATCGCCGTACGCGGAACACACGACATCGAAGTTGCCAAACCCGAAGAATTCATGGACCTAGTCAAAGAATTCCATGAACGCATGAAGGGTCCCGCAACCAAGAAGTACCGCACCGTGGGCACCGTCGAGAACCTTTTGATTAACAACAACTTGAACTGTTTGCCTACTCGCAACTACAGCAGTGCCCGCTTTGAGGACGCAGCGCAAATCAGCGGCGAATCCCTCAACACACGCTTTGTCACAAAAATCATTGCCTGCAGTTCCTGCCCCATGCGCTGCGAACACGAAGCAGTAATCCGCGAAGGTCCATACAAAGGAACCATGGCCCGAATGGAATACGAAAACCTCTGGGCTCTAGGACCAAACGTAGGCGTAAACAAGCTTGACGCAATAATCAAAGCCGCGGAACTGTGCAACTATTACGGCATGGACGCCCAAAGCGTCGGTGTAACCATTGCTTTTGTTATGGACTGCGTTGAAAAGGGTCTTCTAAAAAGCAGTGACCTTGACGATATTGACGCTAAATTCGGCAATGCTGAAGCAGTTTTGCAGCTTATCGAAAAGATGGGCAAACGCGAAGGTGTAGGCGACATTCTTGCTGACGGCGTTAAAGCTGCAGCAGAGAAATTCGGCAACGGTGTAGCAAATCTTGCACAGCACATCAAAGGTTTAGAAGTTACGGGTTATGACCTGCGCAGCCTCAAAACTACCGCGTTGGGATACGCAGTCTCCTTTAGAGGCGCAGACCACAGCAGCGGCGTTTACGCAGTTGACCTCAAAGGCGAAGTTGACCGCCTAAAAGCCGAGAAAGGCCGCGGCAAAATCGTCAAAGCCTACGAGGACATCTACGCCATCATCGACTCGCTTATCGTATGCAAAAACGCAAGAGGCTCCTTCTACAAGGAACTCGCTGACATGGCAAAACTCTACAGTTCCGTAACTGGCGTTGAAGTAACCGCAGACGACCTTGCAGTTGCCGCTGAACGAATCGTTGCCCTTGCAAAACTCATCAACCTGCGCGAAGGCTTAAGCCGAAAAGACGACACCCTCCCATGGAAAGTCATGAATGAACCAATCCCCGACGAAAGCCCAGTCAAAGGCGCCAAAGTCAGCCAAGCAGAACTTGACTTGCTCTTGGACGACTACTATGCAGCTCGCGGCTGGAACCCCGAAGGCATACCCACCCAAGAAAAACTCAAAGCGTTGGGTATGGAAGATTTAAGCAGCATAGCCAAAGCTGCGGAGGAGGCATAA
- a CDS encoding MoaD/ThiS family protein gives MKVKVQYVSLVKTFTKESQDEFEVEEGTLLGSVLDRVADKYGKPFTQEVYEQGQKEMKSTFVAMVNGLLMNQLNGVDTQLKNGDTITLMSLMTGG, from the coding sequence TTGAAGGTAAAAGTTCAGTATGTTAGCTTGGTGAAGACCTTCACTAAGGAAAGTCAAGACGAGTTTGAAGTAGAAGAAGGTACACTGCTGGGAAGTGTACTTGACAGAGTCGCAGACAAATACGGCAAACCCTTCACCCAAGAAGTCTACGAGCAAGGACAAAAAGAAATGAAATCAACCTTCGTCGCCATGGTAAACGGCTTACTAATGAACCAACTCAACGGCGTAGACACCCAACTAAAAAACGGCGACACCATAACCCTAATGTCCCTCATGACAGGCGGGTAA
- a CDS encoding 4Fe-4S dicluster domain-containing protein, with translation MVRHQDRKFVTADPEKCIGCVVCEYACSMVNDNTFNPSKSRIRAMRIGPLSNLAIACRHCEDPPCLAACPRDALTQEEDTGIMRVDEEACNGCGWCIAACPFGAMNMHPEKRVVFTCNNCTDNPDGEPQCVKWCPEEALSFVTAEQLAQKSRQKAVKSLFQTANATSK, from the coding sequence ATGGTACGCCATCAAGACCGCAAATTCGTAACCGCCGACCCTGAAAAATGCATCGGCTGCGTGGTTTGCGAATACGCCTGCTCCATGGTAAACGATAACACATTTAACCCCAGCAAATCTCGAATCCGTGCTATGCGCATTGGTCCGCTCTCTAACTTAGCTATTGCCTGTCGCCACTGCGAAGACCCTCCCTGCCTTGCCGCCTGTCCCCGCGACGCCCTGACCCAAGAAGAAGACACAGGCATCATGCGCGTGGACGAAGAAGCCTGCAACGGATGTGGCTGGTGCATTGCTGCGTGCCCATTTGGAGCCATGAACATGCACCCCGAAAAACGCGTAGTCTTCACCTGCAACAACTGCACCGACAACCCCGACGGAGAACCCCAATGCGTCAAATGGTGCCCCGAAGAAGCCCTCTCATTTGTCACCGCAGAGCAACTAGCACAAAAATCACGGCAAAAAGCAGTCAAAAGCCTATTCCAAACCGCCAACGCCACAAGCAAATAA
- a CDS encoding aldehyde ferredoxin oxidoreductase family protein: MYAYAGKILRVNLTTGEISTEPLSEKLAKDYIGGIGLGIKLLMDNSKPMTDAYDPDNPLIYMTGPLSGTMGPTGGNSYAVVSKSPATGGIGNAEAHGFFGPDFKRAGYDAIIITGKSPKLCYLWIDDDKVEIVPAEHMRNFTVGETDHAIREEQNDFYIRVSAIGEAGEKLCRFAAIMNDEFRAIGRSGMGGVMGSKNLKAVAVRGTKDVNVADMKGFREFVKLIHERMQGPATKKYKTLGTPENVLVLNSLAALATRNWTNATFEGAQKVSGEYLNEHYVKKIVGCATCGMRCDHIAVVPEGPYKGSTSRLEFECLWSMGPLCGIDRLDAVVEAMRIVNEYGMDGISIGVVVAFAMDCYEHGVITKEQTDGIDLRFGNAEAMIQIIHKIGKREGWLGSALAEGTKMAAEIIGGDAYKYACHIKGLELPGYDLRTLKTAALGFSVSFRGACHLRNGAYSPDVKGKVNRFKIEPGRGKIIATESKMYNIIDSLIVCKFSRGTYYDGWTDLVNYYTLATGIPITEEEMMMDGERIEVLARLFNLREGKGTREYDHLPWKIQNVPVPDEGPAKGVCVSEEELQVGLSDYYEARNWTQDGIPTLEKIKEVGLDEYAYIAEEAKERVKASKAKAKAKDNDKAKAPQTAKAAAGGA, encoded by the coding sequence ATGTATGCTTACGCTGGTAAAATACTGCGTGTTAACTTAACCACAGGGGAAATCTCAACTGAGCCCCTATCTGAAAAGCTTGCAAAAGACTACATAGGCGGTATAGGTCTTGGTATCAAACTCCTCATGGACAACTCCAAACCCATGACAGACGCTTACGACCCTGACAACCCTCTGATTTACATGACAGGACCCCTATCTGGCACTATGGGTCCAACAGGTGGCAACAGCTACGCGGTTGTTTCCAAATCCCCTGCTACTGGCGGCATCGGAAACGCTGAAGCCCACGGATTTTTTGGACCTGACTTCAAACGAGCGGGTTATGACGCCATCATAATCACGGGAAAATCCCCCAAACTCTGCTACTTGTGGATTGACGACGACAAAGTTGAAATCGTCCCCGCAGAACACATGAGAAACTTTACCGTCGGCGAAACCGACCACGCCATTCGCGAAGAACAAAACGACTTTTACATCCGCGTCTCTGCCATCGGCGAAGCAGGCGAGAAACTTTGCAGGTTCGCAGCCATCATGAACGATGAATTCCGCGCTATCGGCCGCTCTGGTATGGGCGGTGTCATGGGCAGCAAAAACCTCAAGGCAGTGGCTGTCCGCGGAACCAAAGACGTCAACGTAGCCGACATGAAAGGCTTCCGCGAATTCGTCAAGCTTATTCACGAACGCATGCAAGGTCCCGCAACCAAGAAATACAAGACTCTTGGAACTCCCGAAAACGTTTTGGTTTTGAACTCTTTGGCTGCTCTTGCTACAAGAAACTGGACTAACGCAACTTTTGAAGGCGCCCAAAAAGTCAGCGGCGAATACCTCAACGAGCACTATGTCAAGAAGATTGTGGGCTGCGCAACTTGTGGAATGCGTTGCGACCACATCGCCGTTGTTCCCGAAGGTCCCTACAAGGGCTCGACTTCACGTTTGGAGTTTGAGTGCCTTTGGAGCATGGGTCCTTTGTGTGGCATTGACCGCTTGGACGCAGTAGTTGAAGCTATGCGCATCGTCAACGAGTACGGCATGGACGGCATATCAATTGGAGTCGTCGTCGCTTTCGCCATGGACTGCTACGAACACGGTGTCATCACCAAAGAACAAACTGACGGCATTGACCTGCGTTTTGGTAACGCTGAAGCTATGATCCAGATTATCCATAAAATCGGCAAACGCGAAGGCTGGCTTGGAAGTGCCCTTGCAGAAGGAACCAAAATGGCAGCTGAAATCATCGGCGGCGACGCCTACAAGTACGCCTGCCACATCAAAGGCTTGGAGCTTCCAGGCTACGACCTGCGGACTTTGAAGACTGCAGCGCTTGGTTTTAGCGTTTCCTTCCGAGGCGCCTGCCACCTAAGAAACGGAGCCTACTCCCCCGACGTCAAAGGCAAAGTAAACCGCTTCAAAATTGAACCTGGACGCGGCAAAATAATCGCCACTGAAAGCAAAATGTACAACATCATTGACTCGCTTATCGTCTGCAAATTCAGCAGAGGCACCTACTACGACGGCTGGACTGACCTAGTGAACTATTACACCTTAGCCACAGGCATCCCCATCACTGAAGAAGAAATGATGATGGACGGAGAACGCATCGAAGTTCTCGCGAGGCTCTTTAACCTGCGCGAAGGCAAAGGCACCCGCGAATACGACCACCTTCCATGGAAAATCCAAAACGTCCCCGTTCCCGATGAAGGTCCCGCGAAGGGCGTTTGCGTTAGTGAGGAAGAACTCCAAGTTGGCTTAAGCGACTACTATGAAGCCCGTAACTGGACTCAGGATGGTATCCCAACTTTGGAGAAAATCAAGGAAGTCGGTTTGGACGAGTACGCCTACATCGCCGAGGAAGCCAAGGAACGCGTCAAAGCCTCCAAAGCAAAAGCCAAAGCCAAAGATAATGATAAAGCCAAAGCGCCTCAAACCGCAAAAGCAGCCGCAGGAGGCGCCTAA
- a CDS encoding hydrogenase 3 maturation endopeptidase HyCI, with protein sequence MKHAEIETQLKDWFKDASFVVVAGIGNEIRRDDFLGVKIVKDLEGKVSSKVHLIECETVPESFMDEIIALKPSHVLLVDAALLQLEPGEAQLFDSEKVTSFPAISTHMLPLRMFCEYITQLTGGKLSLLLMQPKDTDFGEGLTPEVEACASQLAKILLNVLP encoded by the coding sequence TTGAAACACGCGGAAATTGAAACGCAACTAAAAGATTGGTTTAAAGATGCCTCTTTTGTTGTAGTTGCAGGTATAGGCAACGAAATCCGCCGTGATGATTTTTTGGGCGTAAAAATAGTCAAAGACCTTGAAGGCAAGGTTTCGTCTAAGGTTCATTTGATTGAATGCGAAACCGTTCCAGAAAGTTTCATGGATGAAATAATTGCTCTAAAGCCTTCGCATGTGCTTTTGGTGGATGCTGCGTTGTTGCAATTAGAACCTGGAGAGGCGCAGCTTTTTGATTCTGAAAAAGTCACTTCATTTCCTGCCATATCAACGCACATGTTGCCTTTGCGGATGTTTTGCGAATACATAACCCAGCTCACAGGCGGAAAGCTGTCCTTGCTTTTGATGCAGCCTAAAGACACAGATTTCGGAGAGGGTTTGACTCCTGAGGTTGAGGCTTGTGCTTCGCAGCTTGCCAAAATCCTGCTAAACGTGCTGCCTTAA
- a CDS encoding Ni/Fe hydrogenase subunit alpha, which produces MKEILIDPITRLEGHGNVSIFLNDQGEVENAYLKIPELRGFEKFCIGRRAELMPQLTTRICGVCPVAHHFASVKALDAAFNVEPTPTAKKLRELMNCGYFIYDHTLHFYYLGGPDFIVGPDAPVEKRNILGVIEKAGLDVAKEVIKHRAYGQKITEVFGGKATHPVCALPGGISKALSEEKRQDVGKMAASSVEFAKFSLKIFHDLVLGNSKYLDLIKSDAYTMPTYYMGTVDENNKVNFYDGKIRVVDPSGNEFLKFAPQDYLTHVGEHVEEWTYSKFPYLKKLGWNGLNAGSDNGIYRVGPLGRLNAADGMSTPLAQAEYEVMYKTLGRPVHGTLAFHWARLIELLNASERAVELAKDPEITDTNIRNKPGEPGEGIGIVEAARGTLIHHYTLDKDALVKDVNMIVATTNNYPAICMSIRDAAKGLIHNGKVDQGILNQVEMAFRAYDPCFGCATHFAVGKMPMTVEVFDSNKQRIQTLQR; this is translated from the coding sequence ATGAAAGAAATCCTAATCGACCCAATCACGCGGCTTGAAGGCCACGGAAACGTTTCCATATTCCTCAACGACCAAGGCGAAGTAGAAAACGCTTACCTAAAAATCCCCGAACTGCGCGGTTTCGAGAAATTCTGCATCGGACGGCGCGCCGAACTCATGCCCCAGCTTACCACCAGAATCTGTGGTGTATGTCCTGTTGCTCACCACTTCGCATCCGTCAAAGCCCTAGACGCAGCCTTTAACGTTGAACCAACACCCACCGCAAAGAAACTACGCGAACTCATGAACTGCGGCTACTTCATTTACGACCACACCCTACACTTTTACTACTTGGGCGGTCCAGACTTCATCGTTGGTCCTGATGCCCCCGTAGAGAAACGCAACATCTTAGGAGTCATCGAAAAAGCCGGCTTAGACGTAGCTAAAGAAGTCATTAAACACCGTGCTTACGGACAAAAAATCACCGAGGTTTTCGGTGGAAAAGCAACCCACCCCGTATGCGCCCTTCCAGGCGGCATCTCCAAAGCCCTAAGCGAAGAGAAACGCCAAGACGTCGGAAAGATGGCAGCTTCCAGCGTAGAATTCGCCAAGTTCTCCCTAAAAATCTTCCACGACCTCGTACTGGGCAACAGCAAATACCTAGACCTGATTAAAAGCGACGCCTACACCATGCCAACTTACTACATGGGCACCGTTGACGAAAACAACAAAGTCAACTTTTACGACGGCAAAATCCGCGTAGTTGACCCCTCAGGCAACGAATTCCTAAAGTTTGCACCCCAAGACTACCTCACCCACGTGGGCGAACACGTTGAAGAGTGGACTTACAGCAAATTCCCCTACCTCAAAAAACTGGGCTGGAACGGCCTTAACGCTGGTTCTGACAACGGCATTTACCGTGTTGGTCCCCTAGGCAGATTGAACGCTGCTGACGGCATGTCTACGCCTCTTGCACAGGCAGAATACGAAGTCATGTACAAGACCCTTGGCAGACCCGTCCACGGCACCTTAGCATTCCACTGGGCACGCCTCATTGAATTGCTAAACGCCTCAGAACGTGCAGTTGAGCTAGCCAAAGACCCCGAAATCACAGACACTAACATACGCAACAAACCAGGCGAACCAGGCGAAGGCATCGGAATCGTCGAAGCAGCACGTGGAACCCTCATCCACCACTACACCCTTGACAAAGACGCCCTAGTCAAAGACGTTAACATGATAGTTGCCACAACCAACAATTACCCCGCCATATGCATGAGCATCCGCGACGCCGCCAAAGGCTTAATCCACAACGGCAAAGTCGACCAAGGCATACTCAACCAAGTCGAAATGGCTTTCAGAGCATACGACCCCTGCTTTGGCTGTGCAACACACTTTGCAGTCGGCAAAATGCCAATGACCGTTGAGGTCTTCGACAGCAACAAGCAACGCATCCAAACGCTGCAACGCTAA
- a CDS encoding oxidoreductase, which produces MSQNKLKIAFYWAASCGGCEIAVLDINEKILDVVKLADIVFWPVAMDVKYSDVENMPDKYIDITFFNGSIRNSEQEHMAKVLRAKSKTLVAFGSCAHEGSIPGLANLNDRDEIFEHVYIKDKSNVNPNATMPKTETKVKEGILKIPEFYDTVKTLAQTVDVDYYLPGCPPPVVLISNAIDAIATGNLPPKGSVLAPAKAVCDECPRKRENKKIEKIYRVHEKVPEPDRCLMEQGIICLGMATRSGCGAQCLKVDMPCTGCGGAAPNQPEVGAGMMTALASILGLDEDAEYTEEDVQKLIDQVKDPVGTFYMYNLPASILRRKVMKK; this is translated from the coding sequence ATGAGCCAAAACAAGCTAAAAATAGCCTTTTACTGGGCTGCAAGTTGCGGCGGCTGTGAAATAGCCGTGCTAGACATCAACGAAAAAATCTTAGATGTGGTTAAACTCGCCGACATCGTGTTCTGGCCTGTAGCCATGGATGTGAAATACAGCGATGTAGAAAACATGCCTGACAAATACATCGACATCACATTCTTCAACGGCTCTATTCGAAACTCAGAGCAAGAACACATGGCGAAGGTTTTGAGAGCTAAGTCAAAGACCCTAGTCGCCTTTGGCTCATGCGCTCACGAAGGCTCCATACCCGGCTTAGCAAACCTTAACGACCGCGACGAAATCTTCGAGCATGTCTACATCAAAGACAAATCAAACGTCAACCCAAACGCAACCATGCCCAAAACTGAAACCAAAGTAAAAGAAGGCATCCTGAAAATCCCCGAATTCTATGATACCGTCAAAACCCTTGCCCAAACCGTCGACGTAGACTACTACCTACCCGGATGCCCTCCACCAGTCGTTCTTATCAGCAACGCAATTGACGCCATCGCCACAGGCAACCTTCCACCAAAAGGCTCTGTTCTTGCACCTGCAAAAGCCGTCTGTGACGAATGCCCACGTAAACGTGAAAACAAGAAAATCGAGAAAATCTACCGTGTTCATGAGAAAGTTCCTGAACCTGACCGCTGCTTGATGGAGCAGGGAATCATCTGTTTGGGTATGGCTACCCGTAGCGGATGTGGCGCTCAATGTCTCAAAGTTGACATGCCCTGCACTGGATGCGGCGGTGCAGCTCCAAACCAGCCCGAAGTAGGCGCAGGCATGATGACCGCGTTGGCTTCAATTCTTGGCTTAGACGAAGACGCAGAGTACACCGAAGAAGACGTTCAAAAACTAATAGACCAAGTCAAAGACCCCGTGGGCACGTTCTACATGTACAACTTGCCTGCCTCTATCCTTAGACGAAAGGTGATGAAAAAATGA
- a CDS encoding CoB--CoM heterodisulfide reductase iron-sulfur subunit B family protein: MSTDTQNTTTTAPPHKYLIFLGCAIPYRVSSYEISARKVLEKLGVELVEMPEFNCCGLPLDPVSHEMMIILAARNLALAEQQGLNVITLCPGCAGTLKKVNKILKADKALREQINANLKESGLEFKGTVTVKHLMQVLKEDIGIDNIKKAVTKPLTALKVAEHNGCHILRPKEYIEFDDPEDPQTLKELVEATGATCLDYMDKTECCGAPSVGVSDKIALQLARDKLNHVKMVDAQALITICPFCHIMYDTNELRIEKTFNETYGIPILHYPQLLGLALGISPEELAFKELRVKPLELLKQIDDGAK; encoded by the coding sequence ATGAGCACAGACACCCAAAACACCACCACAACTGCACCCCCTCACAAGTACCTGATTTTCCTAGGTTGCGCCATACCTTACCGTGTTTCCTCTTACGAGATTTCTGCACGTAAAGTGCTTGAAAAACTGGGCGTTGAACTGGTTGAGATGCCTGAATTCAACTGCTGTGGCTTGCCCCTTGACCCCGTGAGCCACGAAATGATGATTATTCTCGCGGCAAGAAACTTGGCTTTGGCTGAGCAGCAGGGCTTAAACGTTATAACGCTCTGCCCCGGCTGTGCAGGGACGTTAAAGAAAGTTAACAAGATTTTAAAGGCAGACAAGGCTCTAAGAGAGCAGATAAACGCTAACTTAAAAGAGTCAGGCTTGGAGTTCAAGGGCACCGTGACAGTGAAGCATCTGATGCAGGTACTCAAAGAAGATATCGGCATAGACAACATCAAGAAAGCCGTCACCAAACCCCTCACCGCACTCAAAGTTGCCGAACACAACGGCTGCCACATTTTGCGACCCAAAGAATACATTGAATTCGACGACCCCGAAGATCCCCAGACCCTCAAAGAACTTGTCGAAGCAACAGGCGCCACCTGCCTTGATTACATGGATAAAACTGAATGCTGCGGCGCACCCAGTGTAGGTGTAAGCGACAAAATCGCCTTGCAACTCGCACGCGACAAACTAAACCACGTCAAAATGGTAGACGCACAAGCTTTAATAACAATCTGCCCATTTTGCCACATAATGTACGATACTAATGAGTTGCGTATCGAGAAAACCTTCAACGAAACCTACGGCATTCCTATTCTACATTATCCACAACTGCTTGGGTTAGCCTTAGGTATCTCGCCTGAAGAACTCGCCTTCAAAGAACTCAGAGTAAAACCGTTAGAATTATTAAAACAAATAGATGATGGTGCAAAATAA
- a CDS encoding 4Fe-4S dicluster domain-containing protein — protein MTENATPVKDTANEPIKASEFDPKFKYQLLKMHGAENLLKCYQCGTCTSDCPVARYSDTYRPRTLIRMALLGLKDRVLKSDTLWLCAACFTCTDRCTQGVEVASVIRVFRNLAAEEGIVPPVFKDQANSVLESGYAYKIPDLRIKKRDSLGLPPLPQGNSESICKSLKDVGFIKHIKEEDEKKGETP, from the coding sequence ATGACGGAAAATGCTACTCCGGTTAAGGATACTGCGAATGAGCCGATAAAGGCATCTGAGTTTGATCCGAAATTTAAGTATCAACTTCTCAAGATGCATGGCGCCGAGAACCTGTTGAAGTGCTACCAGTGTGGAACATGCACTTCTGATTGTCCTGTGGCGCGATACAGTGACACTTACAGGCCGCGAACTTTGATTCGTATGGCACTTTTGGGTTTGAAAGACCGAGTTTTGAAGAGCGATACTTTGTGGTTGTGTGCTGCATGTTTTACCTGCACTGACCGTTGTACTCAAGGCGTGGAAGTCGCCAGCGTTATCCGTGTCTTTAGGAATCTTGCTGCTGAAGAAGGCATTGTCCCCCCAGTCTTCAAAGACCAAGCCAACAGCGTCTTAGAATCAGGCTACGCCTACAAAATCCCCGACCTACGCATAAAAAAACGCGACTCTTTAGGTCTACCACCCCTGCCCCAAGGCAACTCTGAGAGCATCTGCAAAAGCCTCAAAGACGTGGGCTTCATAAAACACATCAAAGAAGAAGACGAAAAGAAAGGTGAAACCCCATGA